The Equus caballus isolate H_3958 breed thoroughbred chromosome 22, TB-T2T, whole genome shotgun sequence genome window below encodes:
- the EPB41L1 gene encoding band 4.1-like protein 1 isoform X9 yields the protein MTTETGPDSEVKKAQEEAPQQPEAAADATTPVTPAGHGHPEANSNEKHLPQQDTRPAEQSLDMEEKDYGEADGLSERTTPSKAQKSPQKIAKKYKSAICRVTLLDASEYECEVEKHGRGQVLFDLVCEHLNLLEKDYFGLTFCDADSQKNWLDPSKEIKKQIRSSPWNFAFTVKFYPPDPAQLTEDITRYYLCLQLRADIITGRLPCSFVTHALLGSYAVQAELGDYDAEEHVGNYVSELRFAPNQTRELEERIMELHKTYRGMTPGEAEIHFLENAKKLSMYGVDLHHAKDSEGIDIMLGVCANGLLIYRDRLRINRFAWPKILKISYKRSNFYIKIRPGEYEQFESTIGFKLPNHRSAKRLWKVCIEHHTFFRLVSPEPPPKGFLVMGSKFRYSGRTQAQTRQASALIDRPAPFFERSSSKRYTMSRSLDGAEFSRPASVSENHDAGPDSDKREEDGESGGRRSEAEEGELRTPTKIKELKPEQETTPRHKQEFLDKPEDVLLKHQASINELKRTLKEPNSKLIHRDRDWERERRLPSSPASPSPKGTPEKANESQRTQDISQQDLAPEPGTATGLEVFTQKSLAASPERAGLREGSEEKVKPPRPKAPESDTGDEDQDQERDAVFLKDNHLAIERKCSSITVSSTSSLEAEVDFTVIGDYHGSAFEDFSRSLPELDRDKSDSEPEGLVFSRDLNKGGPGQDDESGGIEDSPDRGACSTLDMPQFEPVKTETMTVSSLAIRKKIEPEAVLQTRVSTVDTSQVDGTAPGGKEFMPTTPSITTETISTTMENSVKSGKGAAAMIPGPQTVATEIRSLSPIIGKDVLTSTYSATAETLSTSTTTHVTKTVKGGFSETRIEKRIIITGDEDVDQDQALALAIKEAKLQHPDMLVTKAVVYRETDPSPEERDKKPQES from the exons ATGACAACAGAGACAGGCCCCGATTCTGAGGTGAAGAAGGCTCAGGAGGAGGCTCCACAGCAGCCTGAGGCAGCCGCTGACGCGACCACCCCTGTGACCCCCGCAGGCCACGGCCACCCTGAGGCCAACTCCAATGAGAAGCATCTGCCCCAGCAGGACACACGGCCTGCTGAACAG AGCCTAGACATGGAGGAGAAGGACTACGGTGAGGCCGACGGCCTGTCAGAGAGGACCACGCCCAGCAAGGCCCAGAAATCGCCCCAGAAGATTGCCAAGAAATACAAGAGTGCCATCTGCCGAGTCACTCTGCTCGATGCCTCTGAGTATGAGTGTGAGGTGGAG aAACATGGCCGGGGCCAGGTGCTATTTGACCTGGTCTGTGAGCACCTCAACCTCCTGGAGAAGGACTACTTTGGCCTGACCTTCTGTGATGCTGACAGCCAGAAG AACTGGCTGGACCCCTCCAAGGAAATCAAGAAGCAGATTCGGA GCAGCCCCTGGAATTTTGCCTTCACAGTCAAGTTCTACCCCCCTGACCCTGCTCAGCTGACCGAAGACATCACAAG ATACTACCTGTGCCTGCAGCTGCGGGCGGACATCATCACGGGCCGGCTGCCCTGCTCCTTCGTCACGCATGCCCTGCTGGGCTCCTACGCTGTGCAGGCTGAGCTGGGCGACTATGATGCTGAGGAGCATGTGGGCAACTATGTCAGCGAGCTCCGCTTCGCCCCTAACCAGACCcgggagctggaggagaggatcATGGAGCTGCACAAGACGTATAG GGGCATGACCCCAGGAGAAGCAGAAATCCACTTCCTAGAGAATGCGAAGAAGCTTTCCATGTATGGAGTAGACCTGCACCATGCCAAG GACTCTGAGGGCATCGACATCATGTTAGGAGTCTGTGCCAATGGCCTGCTTATCTACCGGGACCGGCTGAGAATCAACCGCTTCGCCTGGCCCAAGATTCTCAAGATCTCCTACAAGAGGAGTAACTTTTATATCAAGATCCGGCCTGGGGAG TATGAGCAGTTTGAGAGCACAATTGGCTTTAAACTCCCAAACCACCGGTCAGCCAAGAGACTGTGGAAGGTGTGCATCGAGCACCACACGTTCTTCCG GCTGGTGTCCCCTGAGCCCCCCCCCAAGGGCTTCCTGGTGATGGGCTCCAAGTTCCGGTATAGTGGGAGGACCCAGGCACAGACCCGCCAGGCCAGCGCCCTCATCGATCGACCTGCACCCTTCTTTGAGCGTTCCTCCAGCAAACGGTACACCATGTCCCGCAGCCTTGATGGAG CAGAGTTCTCCCGTCCAGCCTCAGTCAGTGAGAACCATGACGCAGGACCTGACAGTGACAAGCGGGAAGAGGATGGCGAGTCTGGGGGGCGGCGGTCAGAGGCCGAGGAGGGAGAGCTGAGGACCCCCACCAAGATCAAGGAGCTAAAG CCGGAGCAGGAAACCACGCCGAGACACAAACAGGAG TTCTTAGACAAGCCAGAGGACGTCTTGCTGAAGCACCAGGCCAGCATCAACGAGCTCAAGAGGACCCTGAAGGAACCCAACAGCAAACTGATCCACCGGGATCGAGACTGGGAGCGAGAGCGCAGGCTGCCCTCCTCacccgcctccccctcccccaagggCACCCCTGAGAAAGCCAATGAG TCCCAGAGGACCCAGGACATCTCTCAGCAGGACTTGGCACCTGAGCCTGGGACGGCCACAGGCTTGGAAGTGTTCACTCAGAAAAGCCTCGCAGCGTCTCCTGAG agagcagggctgagggagggctcagaggagaaagtcaaaccaCCACGTCCCAAGGCCCCAGAGAGTGACACAGGAGATGAGGACCAAGACCAGGAGAGGGACGCAGTGTTCCTGAAGGACAACCACCTGGCCATTGAGCGCAAGTGCTCCAGCATCACAGTCAGCTCCACGTCCAGCCTGGAGGCTGAGGTCGACTTCACAGTCATTGGTGACTACCATGGCAGCGCCTTCGAAGACTTCTCCCGCAGCCTGCCTGAGCTCGACCGAGACAAAAGCGACTCGGAACCTGAGGGCCTGGTGTTCTCCCGGGATCTCAACAAGGGGGGCCCTGGTCAGGATGACGAGTCAGGGGGCATCGAGGACAGCCCGGATCGAGGGGCCTGCTCTACCCTGGATATGCCCCAGTTTGAG CCTGTGAAAACGGAAACCATGACTGTCAGCAGCCTGGCCATCAGGAAGAAGATCGAGCCGGAGGCTGTACTGCAGACCAGAGTCAGCACTGTGGACACCAGCCAG GTTGATGGCACTGCCCCAGGGGGGAAGGAGTTCATGCCAACCACTCCCTCCATCACCACGGAGACCATATCAACCACCATG GAGAACAGTGTCAAGTCCGGGAAGGGGGCAGCTGCCATGATCCCAGGCCCACAGACGGTGGCCACGGAAATCCGTTCTCTTTCTCCG ATCATCGGGAAAGATGTCCTCACCAGCACCTACAGCGCCACCGCGGAAaccctctccacctccaccaccacccatGTTACCAAA
- the EPB41L1 gene encoding band 4.1-like protein 1 isoform X3, which yields MTTETGPDSEVKKAQEEAPQQPEAAADATTPVTPAGHGHPEANSNEKHLPQQDTRPAEQSLDMEEKDYGEADGLSERTTPSKAQKSPQKIAKKYKSAICRVTLLDASEYECEVEKHGRGQVLFDLVCEHLNLLEKDYFGLTFCDADSQKNWLDPSKEIKKQIRSSPWNFAFTVKFYPPDPAQLTEDITRYYLCLQLRADIITGRLPCSFVTHALLGSYAVQAELGDYDAEEHVGNYVSELRFAPNQTRELEERIMELHKTYRGMTPGEAEIHFLENAKKLSMYGVDLHHAKDSEGIDIMLGVCANGLLIYRDRLRINRFAWPKILKISYKRSNFYIKIRPGEYEQFESTIGFKLPNHRSAKRLWKVCIEHHTFFRLVSPEPPPKGFLVMGSKFRYSGRTQAQTRQASALIDRPAPFFERSSSKRYTMSRSLDGASVSENHDAGPDSDKREEDGESGGRRSEAEEGELRTPTKIKELKPEQETTPRHKQEFLDKPEDVLLKHQASINELKRTLKEPNSKLIHRDRDWERERRLPSSPASPSPKGTPEKANESQRTQDISQQDLAPEPGTATGLEVFTQKSLAASPEGSEHWVFIEREYTRPEELSLLKMTTTQQEEREAGLTDILADGRLSKVDVLVDKFKVEVATEVMVGAGRANTQQQGRMIASPEDFESVWEEGLWARDGPGGASLAVGYTLAEKLLEGSRFQVGTGETTIRMRHVSGGQQEGQTELRKELGEFQAGGRPSTPGTRPAEMDGLSLASDRGGLQSFLLDPADVEARADSSDETDTSFAERSFYLSYGEKDSEDQALPPPLEESEEHMDASPGDKTRPERSEKLAESSELNSSGPWGSAAVSCRNTGEEDEVHSPSSEEGAGPPKKHGRLDDLEAFVEQLSKETSPGQTFAEAWEEARWGVEGQFTHSASTVASEEEAPKSGDLMEKAEKSPPVGWKNHSPHRGGHVNPDLPACALPWAISPDNVRKPAKPDRGDVLPKDRGLVHTQTGELAMEDSRASAFLQMEVITHLPASPGPFQAQAAPEEVSPSPAPHKSGDPSQLMDPFGEKSLVFLKQAHPPKESPEPKDQVGLFVTPDRGECRAPPIASRKPRVVPEEAEGAIPLGLVFPSGKQKEMTSFQAGGQEGSLEDISKTSVANKIRIFETHGVRPTRRVSQGETRALPNELSSEASTGQVEQQRNKLLDLGFIQLQPPGDFAGPKATHSSVIQPATRHFRQGIPAVSPQEGGMELQLVSPDSGCETTLEEVTGGTGHNKSGDAVREEKRVTSLAANPSGKGGRLRCTSPSGPQRAGLREGSEEKVKPPRPKAPESDTGDEDQDQERDAVFLKDNHLAIERKCSSITVSSTSSLEAEVDFTVIGDYHGSAFEDFSRSLPELDRDKSDSEPEGLVFSRDLNKGGPGQDDESGGIEDSPDRGACSTLDMPQFEPVKTETMTVSSLAIRKKIEPEAVLQTRVSTVDTSQVDGTAPGGKEFMPTTPSITTETISTTMENSVKSGKGAAAMIPGPQTVATEIRSLSPIIGKDVLTSTYSATAETLSTSTTTHVTKTVKGGFSETRIEKRIIITGDEDVDQDQALALAIKEAKLQHPDMLVTKAVVYRETDPSPEERDKKPQES from the exons ATGACAACAGAGACAGGCCCCGATTCTGAGGTGAAGAAGGCTCAGGAGGAGGCTCCACAGCAGCCTGAGGCAGCCGCTGACGCGACCACCCCTGTGACCCCCGCAGGCCACGGCCACCCTGAGGCCAACTCCAATGAGAAGCATCTGCCCCAGCAGGACACACGGCCTGCTGAACAG AGCCTAGACATGGAGGAGAAGGACTACGGTGAGGCCGACGGCCTGTCAGAGAGGACCACGCCCAGCAAGGCCCAGAAATCGCCCCAGAAGATTGCCAAGAAATACAAGAGTGCCATCTGCCGAGTCACTCTGCTCGATGCCTCTGAGTATGAGTGTGAGGTGGAG aAACATGGCCGGGGCCAGGTGCTATTTGACCTGGTCTGTGAGCACCTCAACCTCCTGGAGAAGGACTACTTTGGCCTGACCTTCTGTGATGCTGACAGCCAGAAG AACTGGCTGGACCCCTCCAAGGAAATCAAGAAGCAGATTCGGA GCAGCCCCTGGAATTTTGCCTTCACAGTCAAGTTCTACCCCCCTGACCCTGCTCAGCTGACCGAAGACATCACAAG ATACTACCTGTGCCTGCAGCTGCGGGCGGACATCATCACGGGCCGGCTGCCCTGCTCCTTCGTCACGCATGCCCTGCTGGGCTCCTACGCTGTGCAGGCTGAGCTGGGCGACTATGATGCTGAGGAGCATGTGGGCAACTATGTCAGCGAGCTCCGCTTCGCCCCTAACCAGACCcgggagctggaggagaggatcATGGAGCTGCACAAGACGTATAG GGGCATGACCCCAGGAGAAGCAGAAATCCACTTCCTAGAGAATGCGAAGAAGCTTTCCATGTATGGAGTAGACCTGCACCATGCCAAG GACTCTGAGGGCATCGACATCATGTTAGGAGTCTGTGCCAATGGCCTGCTTATCTACCGGGACCGGCTGAGAATCAACCGCTTCGCCTGGCCCAAGATTCTCAAGATCTCCTACAAGAGGAGTAACTTTTATATCAAGATCCGGCCTGGGGAG TATGAGCAGTTTGAGAGCACAATTGGCTTTAAACTCCCAAACCACCGGTCAGCCAAGAGACTGTGGAAGGTGTGCATCGAGCACCACACGTTCTTCCG GCTGGTGTCCCCTGAGCCCCCCCCCAAGGGCTTCCTGGTGATGGGCTCCAAGTTCCGGTATAGTGGGAGGACCCAGGCACAGACCCGCCAGGCCAGCGCCCTCATCGATCGACCTGCACCCTTCTTTGAGCGTTCCTCCAGCAAACGGTACACCATGTCCCGCAGCCTTGATGGAG CCTCAGTCAGTGAGAACCATGACGCAGGACCTGACAGTGACAAGCGGGAAGAGGATGGCGAGTCTGGGGGGCGGCGGTCAGAGGCCGAGGAGGGAGAGCTGAGGACCCCCACCAAGATCAAGGAGCTAAAG CCGGAGCAGGAAACCACGCCGAGACACAAACAGGAG TTCTTAGACAAGCCAGAGGACGTCTTGCTGAAGCACCAGGCCAGCATCAACGAGCTCAAGAGGACCCTGAAGGAACCCAACAGCAAACTGATCCACCGGGATCGAGACTGGGAGCGAGAGCGCAGGCTGCCCTCCTCacccgcctccccctcccccaagggCACCCCTGAGAAAGCCAATGAG TCCCAGAGGACCCAGGACATCTCTCAGCAGGACTTGGCACCTGAGCCTGGGACGGCCACAGGCTTGGAAGTGTTCACTCAGAAAAGCCTCGCAGCGTCTCCTGAG GGTTCAGAGCATTGGGTATTTATAGAAAGAGAGTACACTAGGCCAGAAGAACTCAGTCTCCTAAAAATGACTACCACGCAgcaggaagaaagggaggcaggCCTCACAGATATCCTTGCTGATGGCAGACTCTCCAAGGTAGACGTCCTGGTGGACAAGTTCAAAGTTGAAGTGGCCACAGAAGTAATGGTGGGAGCTGGAAGAGCAAACACCCAGCAACAAGGAAGAATGATTGCAAGCCCTGAAGACTTTGAGTCTGTGTGGGAGGAAGGCCTGTGGGCCAGGGATGGCCCAGGAGGGGCTTCTCTGGCTGTAGGCTATACCCTGGCAGAAAAGCTCCTTGAGGGCTCCCGGTTCCAAGTGGGCACTGGAGAGACAACCATCAGGATGCGCCATGTCTCCGGTGGTCAGCAAGAGGGCCAGACGGAgctgaggaaggagctgggggaGTTCCAGGCTGGTGGAAGACCCAGTACACCAGGGACCAGGCCAGCAGAGATGGATGGCCTCTCTCTAGCCTCTGACAGGGGAGGACTCCAGTCATTTCTGCTGGACCCAGCTGACGTGGAAGCCAGAGCTGACTCCAGTGATGAAACTGATACTTCCTTTGCAGAGAGGAGCTTCTATTTAAGCTATGGAGAGAAAGATTCTGAAGACCaagccctccctccacccctggaGGAGAGTGAAGAGCACATGGATGCCTCTCCTGGAGATAAGACCAGGCCAGAGCGCTCTGAGAAGCTCGCAGAGAGCTCTGAGCTAAACTCCTCAGGCCCGTGGGGCTCTGCTGCAGTTTCCTGCAGGAACACTGGTGAAGAGGATGAAGTCCACTCACCTTCCTCAGAGGAAGGGGCAGGACCTCCCAAGAAACACGGAAGACTGGATGACCTGGAGGCCTTTGTTGAGCAGCTCAGTAAGGAAACTTCTCCAGGGCAGACGTTTGCTGAGGCCTGGGAAGAAGCCAGGTGGGGGGTAGAAGGACAGTTTACTCACTCAGCATCCACCGTGGCCTCAGAGGAAGAGGCCCCCAAGAGTGGAGATTTGATGGAAAAGGCTGAAAAAAGCCCCCCAGTGGGATGGAAGAATCACTCCCCTCACAGAGGAGGGCACGTGAACCCAGACCTCCCGGCCTGCGCCCTTCCATGGGCCATCTCTCCTGACAATGTCAGGAAGCCAGCTAAACCAGACAGAGGCGACGTCCTGCCCAAAGACAGGGGACTGGTTCACACCCAAACAGGAGAACTTGCAATGGAGGACAGCAGAGCCTCAGCATTTCTTCAGATGGAGGTGATcacccacctccctgcctccccaggtCCCTTTCAAGCTCAGGCAGCTCCAGAGGAAGTTTCTCCAAGCCCAGCCCCTCATAAGTCAGGAGATCCTTCGCAGCTCATGGATCCTTTTGGAGAAAAGTCGCTTGTGTTTCTCAAACAGGCCCATCCTCCCAAAGAAAGCCCGGAGCCCAAGGACCAAGTAGGGCTGTTTGTGACCCCGGACAGAGGGGAGTGCCGAGCGCCTCCCATTGCCAGCAGAAAGCCCAGAGTTGTCCCTGAAGAAGCTGAGGGGGCCATACCCCTGGGATTGGTGTTCCCTTCAGGGAAGCAAAAGGAGATGACCTCTTTCCAGGCGGGGGGCCAAGAGGGCTCCCTAGAAGATATTAGCAAGACCTCAGTGGCCAACAAAATTCGCATCTTTGAGACCCATGGAGTGAGACCCACTCGCCGAGTGAGCCAAGGTGAAACAAGGGCTCTTCCAAACGAGTTGTCTTCAGAGGCTTCCACGGGTCAGGTGGAGCAGCAGCGGAACAAGCTCTTAGACCTGGGCTTTATCCAACTCCAGCCCCCGGGGGACTTTGCCGGCCCCAAAGCCACACATTCCTCGGTGATACAGCCAGCAACCAGACACTTCAGGCAGGGCATTCCTGCCGTATCTCCCCAGGAAGGAGGCATGGAACTCCAGCTCGTGTCCCCCGATTCAGGCTGTGAAACTACGCTGGAAGAAGTTACTGGGGGAACTGGCCAC AACAAATCCGGAGATGCAGTCAGGGAAGAGAAGCGAGTCACCAGCTTAGCAGCGAACCCCTCTGGAAAGGGAGGGCGCCTGAGATGCACCAGCCCCTCGGGCCCTCAG agagcagggctgagggagggctcagaggagaaagtcaaaccaCCACGTCCCAAGGCCCCAGAGAGTGACACAGGAGATGAGGACCAAGACCAGGAGAGGGACGCAGTGTTCCTGAAGGACAACCACCTGGCCATTGAGCGCAAGTGCTCCAGCATCACAGTCAGCTCCACGTCCAGCCTGGAGGCTGAGGTCGACTTCACAGTCATTGGTGACTACCATGGCAGCGCCTTCGAAGACTTCTCCCGCAGCCTGCCTGAGCTCGACCGAGACAAAAGCGACTCGGAACCTGAGGGCCTGGTGTTCTCCCGGGATCTCAACAAGGGGGGCCCTGGTCAGGATGACGAGTCAGGGGGCATCGAGGACAGCCCGGATCGAGGGGCCTGCTCTACCCTGGATATGCCCCAGTTTGAG CCTGTGAAAACGGAAACCATGACTGTCAGCAGCCTGGCCATCAGGAAGAAGATCGAGCCGGAGGCTGTACTGCAGACCAGAGTCAGCACTGTGGACACCAGCCAG GTTGATGGCACTGCCCCAGGGGGGAAGGAGTTCATGCCAACCACTCCCTCCATCACCACGGAGACCATATCAACCACCATG GAGAACAGTGTCAAGTCCGGGAAGGGGGCAGCTGCCATGATCCCAGGCCCACAGACGGTGGCCACGGAAATCCGTTCTCTTTCTCCG ATCATCGGGAAAGATGTCCTCACCAGCACCTACAGCGCCACCGCGGAAaccctctccacctccaccaccacccatGTTACCAAA